The stretch of DNA TCATCAGCGGAGTCGTCTTGGCCATGTAGTCCACGCGACGACCGCTGCCGCCCTCCAGGTACACATTTTCCAAATTGGCCGTCTTGGTTTCTGCGCCGTTCGCCGCCAGCAGACGCATCACCGGGGCATTGCCTTCCTGCGCCGCCAGCCAGAACGGTGTGGCGCCGATAGCCACCGTTCCGCCCTTGGTGCCGTCCCGGATCACGCGGGCCTCCGACTTTATGAAGGGGACGGCGACGATGGGAATCCGTTGTCCCTTGGCGGGCTCTTTCCATATCCGTGGGTTGGGATTCGCGCCGTGCTTCAACAGCGCTTTGATCGCCTCCAAACTGTTGCGGCGCAAGGCGGCGTAATGGAGGGCAGTATAGCCGTTGAAATCCACGGCAAGAGGATCGGCTCGATTATCGAGCAGCAAAATCTCCAGCTCATGATAGCCGCTGGCCGCCGCCAGCAACAGCGGGCTGGCCTCCGGCGAGGAGGCATTGACATCCGCTTTGGCGGCCAGCAATACGCGGGCGGACTCCAGATCATTCTGCTGCGCCGCAAACAACAGAGGCGTGAATCCTCCCGTGGACCGGGCGTTCACGTCCGCGCCTTGCTCGATGAGGATGCGTGCCACATCGACGCGTTTCTCGGCCACCGCGCGCATCAACGCGGTCTGCCCCCCCTGCGGCTCCCGCGCGTCCAATACCGCTCCGTGAGCCAGCAGGAGTTTCACGGCCGCCGCATTGCGGCCCGCCGCAGCCATCAACGCGCTCTCTCCGGTGTGCAAGGCGGTGTTGGCACCGGCCCCGGCCTGAAGCAGTTTCTCCATGATGACTGCGTTGCCGTTTGAACAAGCCTGCCATAGCGCGGTGGCGCCGTAGTCATTGGCGGCATTCACGTTGGCTCCCGCGCGCAGCAGCAGTTCCACCATCTCCAGATCATCCCAGTGCACGGCCCACATCAAGGCCGTCGCACCGTCGGACTGCCTGGCATTAACGTCCGCGGGGACGTCCGCGCGCTGCTCCAGCAGGGAACGCACCGCTTGACGATCACTGCGCTGGGCTGCCTCCACCAGGCGCAGGTCATTGGCAAAAGGGGTGGCGGCAAAAGGGGCGGGGAATGCACGGGCCGATGCCGAGAAAAGTGTCACCACGGAGACGAGCGCCAGTAAACGAAAATAGGCGCCTGCAATATCCAGTTTTCCCAATGAGTTACTGCAACTGGCGTACATCCCGCGCCTCCTAAGTTCAAGGGCCCGCGTCCTCTTGGAACCATTGTTCACATTCCCGGCTGAGTGTCAATCGTGTTGTTATGTATGTGTTGTGATTGAGTCATTGCGTCGAATAAGGTGGGCGCTTCCGCCGAACAAATCCAGCATGACTCGCGCCCATTCATAATCCGGCCCCCCATTGCGGGGCACACAAAACCACTCCCGTGGTTTCGCTTTCAAAACCGCCTCTCACAGGGCGATGAATTGTTTTCTAATTCGGATACGGTTTTGGTTCCCATCCCTGCGGGATCGGTTCCGCCCAGGTGGATGCGCCCACCGGCGGCGTCCCAAACTCTCTGGCGAGTGGGGCAACCAAATGCACCGTCTTCCCGCCCACCACCGTCATTAGCACCTGTGTCTTCGGAATTTCAGCCTCCGGAATCGTTAGGAAATCCCGGTCGAGGACGATGAAATCCGCATACGCGCCCGGTGCCAGCATCCCCAGTTTTTTGTCTTTCAACAGATAATAGCCACCCCAGGTCGTCAGGGCCTTCAACTGGGTAATCCGGTCCGTCTTTTCTCCCGGTCCGTACTCCCTTTTATCGTTGTCGTTGTAGCGGTTCATTCCCTTGGTGATGAAGAAAAACACCATATGGGGCAGCGGCCGGTCAATCTCAAACGAGTTCATGATCCCGGCGTCGTTGACACTCTTGCGCGGCGCAACCCAGCTGGTGTATTCAAGCCCATACTGCTTGGCAATCTCCGAGGCGCCTCTGTAATTCTCCCAAATGATGGTATTGAGCTGACTCACCATCATGCCCAGGTTCTTGATGCGCGGGAGTTGCGCCGGTCGTGGCGCGCCCGCGCCGTGATCGAAGGTATGCCTCATGGCGCGAATCTGATCCGTAGTCATGCCAGCTTTCTTGCTTCCCTCTTCAATGGCCGCCATGATGTTGTCGATGCCTTTGTCCCCACCTGTATGCATAGTGGCAATGCGGAGGCCGGCCTGGGCGGTGCGCATCAGCGCGGCATAATCATCCGTGCCGGGGTCGTTGCTGCACGATCCAGGAGAGCCACTACCGCCGCCGCCTTCACCGCCACCTAAAGAAGCCTGGGCAGGAATACCCGC from Acidobacteriota bacterium encodes:
- a CDS encoding ankyrin repeat domain-containing protein: MYASCSNSLGKLDIAGAYFRLLALVSVVTLFSASARAFPAPFAATPFANDLRLVEAAQRSDRQAVRSLLEQRADVPADVNARQSDGATALMWAVHWDDLEMVELLLRAGANVNAANDYGATALWQACSNGNAVIMEKLLQAGAGANTALHTGESALMAAAGRNAAAVKLLLAHGAVLDAREPQGGQTALMRAVAEKRVDVARILIEQGADVNARSTGGFTPLLFAAQQNDLESARVLLAAKADVNASSPEASPLLLAAASGYHELEILLLDNRADPLAVDFNGYTALHYAALRRNSLEAIKALLKHGANPNPRIWKEPAKGQRIPIVAVPFIKSEARVIRDGTKGGTVAIGATPFWLAAQEGNAPVMRLLAANGAETKTANLENVYLEGGSGRRVDYMAKTTPLMMVAGVGRVKGNWPEYTAEEESRHLEALKAAVELGGDVNEANEYGYTPLHGAAYVGANTMIAYLVEKGAKLEVFDNFGQTPLSIALHVITDTLGDSLDARPRKYRDDTADVLLKLGAKPLAESGVKILDQLEIHVEGQAGKQGGGK